From one Solanum stenotomum isolate F172 chromosome 12, ASM1918654v1, whole genome shotgun sequence genomic stretch:
- the LOC125849533 gene encoding uncharacterized protein LOC125849533, translating into MEEQRNKQLEIVQLPDVAQVPITTSESTTRYVHVSPLAVDHKNMVVPRENGANNTNHNQQDYNMLNLSVPNYANHLQWHGQGGEIQGITSNGPDLINIGGGNNMFGYGNLPYHHNRPIEQIRNGYIPRFPGTVHHQATYNNGGHVQLHQQRFPYNNVDLGHERRRKDQSDQFVNPNFSGRHVRGRGIGSIGPMIRHNPIISNCSSGPNVDSIIVNAMRTMANHSVNGRLVEDGRNQRAQDVATLLQDFTNYNPDDLPGEHKQRDLDNRDHSTSK; encoded by the coding sequence ATGGAGGAACAAAGGAATAAACAACTTGAAATAGTTCAATTGCCTGATGTAGCCCAGGTTCCAATAACAACATCAGAGAGTACAACTAGGTACGTGCACGTGTCCCCTTTGGCAGTAGATCATAAAAATATGGTGGTACCAAGAGAAAATGGTGCAAATAATACTAATCATAATCAGCAAGATTATAACATGCTGAACTTAAGCGTACCAAATTATGCTAATCATTTGCAATGGCATGGACAAGGTGGAGAAATTCAAGGAATTACTAGTAATGGTCCTGATTTGATTAATATTGGTGGTGGCAACAATATGTTTGGGTATGGTAATTTACCATATCATCATAACAGACCAATCGAACAAATTCGAAATGGTTATATCCCAAGATTTCCAGGAACTGTTCATCATCAAGCTACTTACAATAACGGTGGACATGTTCAATTACATCAACAAAGATTTCCATACAACAATGTTGATTTGGGccatgaaagaagaagaaaggaccAAAGTGATCAATTTGTGAATCCAAATTTTAGTGGTAGACATGTACGAGGAAGGGGAATTGGGTCAATTGGCCCAATGATTAGACATAATCCAATTATATCAAATTGTAGTTCTGGTCCTAATGTTGACTCGATTATTGTTAATGCTATGAGGACAATGGCGAATCATAGTGTTAATGGAAGACTTGTTGAAGATGGAAGAAATCAAAGAGCACAAGATGTTGCAACACTTCTTCAAGACTTCACTAACTATAACCCCGATGATTTACCAG